One region of Pygocentrus nattereri isolate fPygNat1 chromosome 14, fPygNat1.pri, whole genome shotgun sequence genomic DNA includes:
- the LOC108411494 gene encoding transcription factor Sox-9-A: MNLLDPYVKMADERDKGLRDAPSPSGDSDDSGAASPCPSASGSDTENTRPAENQDDFKKDDEDKFPVCIRDAVSQVLKGYDWTLVPMPVRVNGSSKSKPHVKRPMNAFMVWAQAARRKLADQYPHLHNAELSKTLGKLWRLLNEGEKRPFVEEAERLRVQHKKDHPDYKYQPRRRKSVKNGQAEADEGEQTHISPNAIFKALQQADSPASSMGDVHSPSDHSGQSQGPPTPPTTPKTDLPGGKPDLKREGRPLQEGAGRQLNIDFRDVDIGELSSDVISNIETFDVTEFDQYLPPHGHPGVPSNAQAYSTGYGLTGSTSWMSKQQQQQPQQQQQHSLTPLTPADQSQAQQRSPQIKTEQLSPSHYSEQGQGSPQHVAYGSFNLQHYSTSSYPSVARTQYDYTDHHGGSYYSHAAGQGSGLYSTFSYMSPGQRPMYTPIADTAGVPSVPQTHSPQHWEQPVYTQLSRP, translated from the exons ATGAATCTCCTCGACCCGTACGTGAAGATGGCCGACGAGCGGGACAAGGGTCTCCGCGACGCCCCCAGCCCGAGCGGGGACTCCGACGACTCCGGCGCCGCGTCGCCGTGTCCGTCCGCCTCCGGCTCGGACACGGAGAACACGCGGCCTGCCGAGAACCAGGACGACTTCAAGAAGGACGACGAGGACAAGTTCCCCGTTTGCATCCGCGACGCCGTGTCGCAGGTGCTTAAAGGCTACGACTGGACGCTCGTGCCCATGCCCGTGCGCGTGAACGGCTCCAGCAAAAGCAAGCCGCACGTGAAGAGGCCCATGAACGCGTTTATGGTTTGGGCGCAGGCGGCGCGGAGGAAGCTCGCGGACCAGTATCCCCACCTGCACAACGCAGAGCTCAGCAAGACCCTGGGCAAGCTGTGGCG GTTGCTGAACGAAGGTGAGAAGCGTCCGTTTGTGGAGGAGGCCGAGCGCTTGAGGGTGCAGCACAAGAAGGACCACCCTGACTACAAGTACCAGCCCAGACGGAGAAAGTCGGTGAAGAATGGGCAGGCGGAGGCGGACGAGGGCGAACAGACCCACATCTCGCCCAACGCCATCTTCAAAGCCCTGCAGCAAGCCGACTCCCCGGCCTCCAGCATGGGCGACGTGCACTCCCCGTCAGACCATTCAG GCCAGTCCCAGGGTCCTCCAACCCCCCCCACGACCCCCAAAACAGACCTGCCAGGTGGCAAGCCAGATCTGAAGCGCGAAGGCCGCCCCCTGCAGGAGGGAGCCGGCCGGCAGCTCAACATCGACTTCCGGGACGTGGACATCGGCGAGCTGAGCAGCGACGTCATCTCCAACATTGAGACCTTTGACGTAACAGAGTTCGACCAGTACCTGCCGCCTCATGGCCACCCGGGGGTTCCCTCTAATGCCCAGGCTTATTCCACTGGCTACGGCCTGACCGGCTCCACCAGCTGGATgtccaaacagcagcagcagcagccacagcaacagcagcagcactccCTGACCCCGCTGACCCCAGCAGATCAAAGCCAGGCCCAGCAGCGCTCCCCGCAGATCAAGACGGAGCAGCTGAGCCCCAGCCACTACAGTGAACAAGGCCAGGGCTCCCCCCAGCACGTTGCCTATGGTTCCTTCAACCTGCAGCACTACAGCACCTCGTCCTATCCGTCGGTGGCCCGCACCCAGTATGACTACACTGACCACCATGGCGGCTCCTACTACAGCCACGCCGCTGGCCAGGGCTCCGGCCTCTACTCCACCTTCAGCTACATGAGTCCAGGCCAGAGGCCCATGTATACCCCAATCGCCGACACAGCCGGGGTACCGTCGGTGCCTCAGACCCACAGTCCCCAGCACTGGGAGCAACCCGTCTATACCCAGCTGTCCCGGCCTTAA